Proteins encoded within one genomic window of Kibdelosporangium phytohabitans:
- a CDS encoding S1C family serine protease: MSQHPEQDPTPEPDRLGPRPLRRPAVDPAQAAVFGRPAGVDSAFAARNGSHPDPALRTAPPPAAALVEAFSRPSDDTGVLLQRPPGETDGEQSADSPLWSKDADPWRDPGAGAMIGPPALDKPEPEAKEQVAADAGRLLSVPELLFGRRVKASALIILAVVVLVIGGAGGVVGWFIARTGDSLTSDVTLAEVSPGVQRPPGSISDIAKRVAPSVVSIELHGPNASGVGSGAVIDGQGYIITNNHVIENAAKDTAIKMTAVFQDGSRADAKVVGRDPKTDLAVIKVQVNNPTVLQFGDSESLQVGDTVIAVGSPLGLSNTFTEGIVSALHRPRLIPNGGGDPPVAYDAIQTDASINRGNSGGPLVDATGALVGINSFIVPASEDGGSVGLGFAIPSNFARKIAQTLIRDGQVKHPEIGINAVSDVSAESSQGARAANIVENGAAQKAGIREGDIITKVGDRIVRNSPELTVAVRAHEIGAKVPVVLVRDGRELTIDVVLQSD; the protein is encoded by the coding sequence ATGAGCCAGCACCCTGAGCAAGATCCGACCCCTGAGCCTGACCGGCTCGGTCCGCGCCCGCTGCGCAGGCCGGCGGTCGACCCCGCTCAGGCAGCTGTGTTCGGCAGGCCGGCCGGAGTGGACAGCGCTTTCGCCGCGCGCAACGGCAGCCACCCCGATCCGGCGTTGCGCACAGCGCCGCCGCCCGCGGCCGCGCTGGTCGAAGCGTTCAGCCGGCCCTCGGACGACACCGGGGTGCTGCTGCAGCGCCCGCCGGGCGAGACGGACGGCGAGCAGTCCGCGGACTCCCCGCTGTGGTCGAAGGACGCCGACCCGTGGCGTGACCCGGGTGCGGGCGCCATGATCGGCCCGCCCGCGCTCGACAAACCGGAACCCGAGGCCAAGGAGCAGGTCGCCGCCGACGCCGGGCGCCTGCTCAGCGTGCCCGAGCTGCTGTTCGGGCGACGCGTCAAGGCAAGCGCGTTGATCATCCTCGCCGTGGTCGTGCTGGTGATCGGCGGCGCGGGTGGCGTGGTCGGCTGGTTCATCGCCCGCACCGGCGATTCGCTGACCAGCGACGTGACGCTGGCCGAAGTGTCGCCGGGGGTGCAGCGCCCGCCCGGCTCGATCTCCGACATCGCCAAGCGAGTCGCGCCCTCAGTCGTGTCGATCGAGCTGCACGGCCCCAACGCCAGCGGTGTCGGCTCCGGCGCGGTGATCGACGGGCAGGGCTACATCATCACGAACAACCACGTGATCGAGAACGCGGCGAAGGACACAGCGATCAAGATGACCGCCGTGTTCCAGGACGGCAGCCGCGCGGACGCCAAAGTGGTCGGCCGTGACCCGAAAACCGACCTCGCGGTGATCAAGGTCCAGGTCAACAACCCGACCGTGCTGCAGTTCGGCGACTCCGAGTCGCTGCAGGTCGGCGACACCGTGATCGCGGTCGGCTCACCGCTGGGCCTGTCCAACACGTTCACCGAGGGCATCGTCAGCGCGTTGCACCGGCCCCGCCTGATCCCCAACGGCGGCGGCGACCCGCCGGTGGCCTACGACGCGATCCAGACCGACGCGTCCATCAACCGGGGCAACTCCGGCGGGCCGCTGGTGGACGCCACGGGCGCGCTGGTCGGCATCAACTCGTTCATCGTCCCGGCCAGTGAGGACGGCGGCAGCGTCGGGCTCGGCTTCGCGATCCCGTCCAACTTCGCCCGCAAGATCGCGCAGACCCTGATCAGGGACGGCCAGGTCAAGCACCCGGAGATCGGCATCAACGCGGTCAGCGACGTGAGCGCCGAGTCCTCACAGGGCGCCCGCGCCGCGAACATCGTCGAGAACGGTGCGGCCCAGAAAGCCGGTATCCGCGAAGGCGACATCATCACGAAGGTCGGCGACCGCATCGTGCGGAACTCGCCGGAGCTGACCGTGGCGGTACGGGCACATGAAATCGGCGCGAAGGTTCCGGTCGTGCTCGTGCGAGACGGCAGAGAACTGACTATCGACGTGGTCTTGCAGTCCGACTGA
- the tatB gene encoding Sec-independent protein translocase protein TatB gives MFESIGWLEILVLLLAGLFILGPERLPSAAAWIGKSIRKVREFATGARDQLRNEMGPEFDELRKPLENLRELRSFDPKRMVTQHLFNDEPANGSKPNGYTPPPPAPPATQTPPPLNPGEKPPFDPDAT, from the coding sequence ATGTTCGAGAGCATCGGGTGGCTGGAGATCCTTGTCCTGCTGCTGGCTGGGCTGTTCATCCTCGGGCCGGAGCGCCTGCCGTCGGCTGCCGCCTGGATAGGCAAGAGCATCCGCAAGGTGCGCGAGTTCGCGACCGGCGCCCGTGACCAGCTGCGCAACGAGATGGGCCCGGAGTTCGACGAACTACGCAAGCCACTGGAGAATCTCCGCGAACTGCGCAGCTTCGACCCGAAGCGCATGGTGACCCAGCACCTGTTCAACGACGAGCCCGCCAACGGCAGCAAACCCAACGGCTACACACCGCCGCCTCCGGCACCGCCTGCGACTCAAACCCCGCCGCCGCTCAACCCCGGCGAGAAGCCTCCTTTCGACCCGGACGCCACCTGA